The following coding sequences lie in one Spinacia oleracea cultivar Varoflay chromosome 1, BTI_SOV_V1, whole genome shotgun sequence genomic window:
- the LOC110795915 gene encoding UDP-glucose 6-dehydrogenase 1 — protein sequence MVKICCIGAGYVGGPTMAVIALKCPKIEVVVVDISVSRITAWNSEQLPIYEPGLDDVVKECRGRNLFFSTDVEKHVAEADIVFVSVNTPTKTTGLGAGKAADLTYWESAARMIADVSKSDKIVVEKSTVPVKTAEAIEKILTHNSKGINYQILSNPEFLAEGTAIQDLFHPDRVLIGGRETPAGLKAVQALKDVYAQWVPDERILTTNLWSAELSKLAANAFLAQRISSVNAMSALCEATGADVTQVAYAVGKDSRIGQKFLNASVGFGGSCFQKDILNLVYICECNGLPEVAEYWKQVIKVNDYQKNRFVNRVVASMFNTVSNKKIAVLGFAFKKDTGDTRETPAIDVCKGLLGDKARLSIYDPQVTEDQIQRDLTMNKFDWDHPIHLQPTSPTTVKQVSVVWDAYEATKDAHAVCILTEWDEFKKLDYKRIFDNMQKPAFVFDGRNIVNADELRQIGFIVYSIGKPLDSWLKDMPAVA from the coding sequence ATGGTGAAGATTTGCTGCATTGGGGCTGGTTATGTAGGAGGCCCTACTATGGCTGTTATAGCACTCAAGTGCCCAAAGATTGAAGTTGTAGTGGTTGATATATCTGTGTCTCGGATCACTGCATGGAACAGCGAGCAGCTTCCAATCTATGAGCCGGGTCTAGATGATGTGGTTAAGGAATGCCGTGGAAGGAACCTTTTCTTCAGCACTGATGTAGAAAAGCATGTTGCTGAGGCTGATATTGTTTTTGTCTCTGTGAATACCCCTACCAAAACCACAGGTCTTGGAGCAGGCAAAGCTGCTGATTTGACCTACTGGGAGAGTGCTGCCCGTATGATTGCTGATGTTTCAAAGTCTGACAAAATCGTTGTTGAGAAATCAACTGTGCCAGTGAAAACTGCTGAGGCAATCGAAAAGATTCTGACGCACAACAGCAAGGGAATCAACTACCAGATCCTTTCAAATCCGGAGTTCCTTGCTGAAGGTACTGCTATTCAGGACCTTTTTCACCCTGACAGGGTTCTCATCGGTGGCCGGGAAACCCCAGCAGGCCTCAAGGCAGTCCAAGCATTGAAGGATGTGTATGCTCAATGGGTTCCTGATGAACGGATCTTAACCACCAATCTTTGGTCTGCTGAGCTCTCAAAGCTTGCTGCCAACGCCTTCTTAGCACAGAGGATTTCATCTGTCAATGCAATGTCAGCTCTTTGTGAGGCTACTGGAGCAGATGTTACCCAAGTCGCATATGCTGTTGGTAAGGACAGTAGGATTGGGCAAAAGTTTTTGAACGCTAGTGTTGGTTTTGGAGGGTCTTGCTTCCAGAAAGACATTCTGAACTTGGTTTACATTTGTGAGTGCAACGGTCTCCCTGAGGTGGCCGAGTATTGGAAACAGGTAATCAAGGTGAATGATTATCAGAAGAATCGTTTTGTGAATAGGGTTGTGGCCTCCATGTTCAACACTGTATCGAACAAGAAGATTGCTGTTCTTGGATTTGCATTCAAAAAGGATACAGGGGATACTAGGGAGACACCCGCCATAGATGTGTGCAAGGGTTTGTTGGGAGACAAGGCAAGGTTGAGCATCTACGATCCACAAGTCACTGAGGATCAGATTCAGCGAGATCTCACCATGAACAAGTTTGACTGGGACCACCCAATTCACCTCCAGCCCACAAGTCCCACAACTGTTAAGCAAGTGAGTGTTGTTTGGGACGCTTATGAGGCCACCAAAGATGCTCATGCTGTGTGTATTCTGACTGAGTGGGATGAATTTAAGAAACTTGATTACAAAAGGATTTTTGACAACATGCAGAAGCCAGCTTTTGTGTTTGATGGAAGGAACATTGTGAATGCAGATGAGCTGAGGCAGATTGGGTTCATTGTGTACTCAATTGGTAAACCTTTGGATTCATGGCTCAAGGACATGCCTGCTGTGGCTTAA